Proteins encoded in a region of the Isosphaeraceae bacterium EP7 genome:
- a CDS encoding transposase: MSMHPQPIEPVPAETSRVARAAFPGGNPYLSLRDELGTVFTDDDFASLYPRKGRPAEVPWRLALVTVFQFAEGLSDGRTAEGVRERIDWKYALGLALDDPGFDASVLCESRARLLAGSAELRLLGALLARCRERGWIKVRGRQRTDSTHVLARVDASNRLECVVEAVRHALDRVAVAAPAWLASRARPGWPDLYGRRAYAVRDPASQEGRRELATQVGEDGLALLEAAAGPSVPGSLRDLPALEALRRIWIQQFDRDDGGLRWRTESDSLPPAPP, from the coding sequence ATGTCGATGCACCCCCAGCCGATCGAGCCCGTGCCCGCCGAGACCTCCCGCGTGGCCAGGGCCGCCTTCCCCGGCGGCAATCCTTACCTCTCGCTCCGCGACGAGCTGGGCACGGTCTTCACCGACGACGACTTCGCCTCGCTGTACCCGAGGAAGGGGCGGCCGGCCGAGGTCCCCTGGCGACTGGCCCTGGTAACGGTCTTCCAGTTCGCCGAGGGGCTCTCCGACGGCCGCACCGCCGAGGGCGTCCGCGAACGGATCGACTGGAAGTACGCCCTCGGCCTGGCGCTCGACGACCCCGGGTTCGACGCCTCCGTCCTCTGCGAGTCCCGCGCCCGCCTACTTGCCGGGTCGGCCGAGCTACGGCTCCTCGGCGCGCTCCTGGCTCGCTGTCGCGAGCGAGGCTGGATCAAGGTGCGCGGCCGGCAGCGCACTGACTCGACTCACGTCCTGGCCCGCGTGGATGCGTCGAACAGGCTGGAATGCGTCGTCGAGGCGGTCCGCCACGCCTTGGACCGCGTCGCGGTGGCGGCCCCCGCATGGCTCGCCTCCCGGGCACGCCCCGGGTGGCCCGATCTGTACGGCCGGCGTGCCTACGCTGTGCGCGACCCGGCCTCACAGGAGGGACGCCGCGAGCTGGCCACGCAAGTCGGCGAGGACGGCCTCGCGTTGCTGGAGGCCGCCGCCGGTCCGTCCGTGCCTGGATCGCTGCGGGATCTCCCCGCCCTGGAGGCCCTGCGGCGGATCTGGATCCAGCAGTTCGACCGCGATGACGGTGGCCTGCGCTGGCGGACTGAGTCCGACAGCCTGCCCCCGGCGCCCCCCTGA